In Geminocystis sp. NIES-3709, a single genomic region encodes these proteins:
- a CDS encoding gamma-glutamylcyclotransferase — MIRVFVYGTLKPGGKYYKIYCQGKTLREIECWTKGKLFALSVGYPAMVKGEDQVFGYLLSFASFKDVENLDKLEGYSGIPYSPSNEYDRVKIMVYDEANQPIEDAWAYFMTEQKVKTLNGVYLPSGQWNG; from the coding sequence ATGATCAGAGTCTTTGTTTATGGCACATTAAAACCCGGAGGAAAATACTATAAAATTTATTGTCAGGGAAAAACCCTGAGGGAAATCGAATGTTGGACAAAAGGAAAATTATTTGCTTTATCTGTTGGCTATCCAGCTATGGTGAAGGGAGAAGATCAAGTTTTTGGGTATTTACTCTCTTTTGCTTCTTTTAAAGATGTAGAAAATTTGGACAAATTAGAGGGTTATTCTGGTATTCCTTATTCTCCTTCAAATGAATACGATCGAGTAAAAATAATGGTCTATGATGAGGCTAATCAGCCCATAGAGGATGCTTGGGCATATTTTATGACAGAACAAAAGGTAAAAACTTTAAACGGAGTTTATTTGCCTTCTGGACAATGGAATGGATAG
- a CDS encoding DUF362 domain-containing protein, whose protein sequence is MTQVSLIKAQSYDLKELRISLENLLAPFGGISAFVKKDDRVLLKPNLLTASRPTKECTTRKEIIYCVAQMVQEVGGKPFLGDSPAFGSAKGVAKANGYLPLCEAINLPIIEFNGQKYSIDNDNFQNLRLSKEAMEADVIINLPKIKSHMQLTMTMGVKNLFGCVPGKMKAWWHMETGKDASRFGEMLVETAKAIQPDLTIIDGIIGHEGNGPSGGEPRELGILGASSNVFALDVSIADILNVSSEIVPTLVAQKKLGLVSDIKDIEFLLLKPQDLTVSNWKLPETLMPIDFGLPRVLKSTFKHLYIKFIKETINT, encoded by the coding sequence ATGACTCAGGTTTCCTTAATCAAAGCTCAATCCTACGATTTAAAAGAGTTACGCATATCTTTAGAAAATTTACTCGCACCATTTGGTGGTATATCTGCTTTTGTAAAAAAAGACGATCGAGTTTTACTTAAACCCAATTTGTTAACTGCTTCTCGCCCGACTAAAGAATGTACTACTCGCAAAGAAATTATTTATTGTGTAGCTCAAATGGTACAAGAAGTCGGCGGTAAACCATTCTTAGGAGATAGTCCAGCTTTTGGAAGTGCGAAAGGAGTAGCGAAAGCAAATGGTTATTTACCTCTGTGTGAAGCCATAAATTTGCCAATTATCGAGTTTAATGGACAAAAATATTCCATTGATAACGATAACTTTCAAAATCTACGATTGTCAAAAGAAGCCATGGAAGCAGATGTCATTATCAACTTACCCAAAATAAAATCTCATATGCAGTTAACTATGACAATGGGAGTTAAAAACCTATTCGGTTGTGTGCCGGGAAAAATGAAGGCATGGTGGCATATGGAAACAGGAAAAGATGCCAGTCGTTTTGGTGAAATGTTAGTGGAAACGGCTAAAGCTATTCAACCTGATTTGACTATTATTGATGGTATTATTGGTCATGAAGGTAATGGACCTAGTGGTGGAGAGCCTAGAGAATTAGGAATATTGGGTGCTTCTAGCAATGTTTTTGCTCTTGATGTCTCGATCGCCGATATACTAAATGTATCTTCAGAAATAGTGCCAACTTTAGTAGCTCAAAAAAAATTAGGTTTAGTAAGCGATATAAAAGACATCGAATTTCTTTTATTAAAACCTCAAGATTTAACAGTATCAAATTGGAAATTACCAGAAACATTAATGCCGATCGATTTTGGTTTACCTAGAGTATTAAAATCAACTTTTAAACATCTTTATATTAAGTTTATCAAAGAAACGATTAATACTTAA